A segment of the Candidatus Stygibacter australis genome:
TAGGATTTTGCCATGATAGTCTTAACCTTTTGACCCTTCAGGTTATAGATCGTCATATCATATATACCATATTGTCCTGCCTGGAACGATAATTGAATAGTAGGATTAAAGGGATTGGGATATGCCCTTAATGATGTTTCAAGTTCAGGTACCTGATCAGAGAGC
Coding sequences within it:
- a CDS encoding T9SS type A sorting domain-containing protein; translated protein: LSDQVPELETSLRAYPNPFNPTIQLSFQAGQYGIYDMTIYNLKGQKVKTIMAKSYCSEGERIEKVWKGLDNNGKQVSGGIYFVRLISPYDEQVSKIVLLK